Genomic segment of uncultured Desulfobacter sp.:
CTCGTCTGTTCAAGGCCTTCTCTTTTTTTCATCAAATTGAAAGGCCGTTCGCAGTTCTTTCGAATTTCGATTGCTGATTGCGACCCGTTATGAAAAGTTGGCATTGGCTGGAAATGACCGTTATCAAAACCAATTATTCTCGATTTAGGGCAACTTGATGCAAACATACATTCGCCGGGCGTTGCTCCACACCTAAATTCATGGCCATCCAGTGTTGTACCCAGATAATCCATTGGAATTTCACAAGAATCATTGCAGGTAACTCTCACCGGAGATTGCAATACATTCTCGGGCAATTTCGCTTGCTCCGATGCAGGGGCCACGACATAGACACCTGTTTCATTGAGAACCGAACCATCACTATCGTGGTAAGCCTGGTCTGCGGTTATCAATTTAATATCAATGCCTAATGCTTGAGCAAGCTTGATCAATGGTTTCAGAAACAGGCTGTCGTGATGATTCGCTGCCCCCACAAGGGATACCAATGGAAAGCTATGGCCGTTTGTGGGATTAATAGCGGTTAGTGTATGCATCCGGTATCCAATGACATAATGCGACTTATCCCTTTTGTTCCGGCGTTTCCCACAATCACAGTCCAGATCGGAATAAATTCGTACTTTTTTGCCGTTGATTTCAATGGCGCAAAGGGGATAATTGACTTCGGACGGCAGTTCACTGGAATCAACACCATGAATAACGGTATTCTCAAGACAACCCGATTTATAAAAATGGTGGAGGAAATATACCAGGACGTTCATCAATTGATTAAATTTCAGGTCGCTCCGGAAATGACATAATTCAGTATGATCTACCTGTTTTTTAGCCTTTAACGACAACCGAATAAAACGCCTGTTTTGCTTTCGCTCTTTGCCAAAATATTCATCGCTGCAAAATTTCCTGTAACTGATTTCAGGATATTTGATAATTTTTAACAGCTCCATCCGAAATAATTGGTAGGGCTGAATATCCCTGTGTGCAGCGGAGTAACCATCGGGCGCGATCAAGCTATTGATAAGCTGGTCATCTATGAGTTGGTCAATAAACTGCAATTCCTGATCTACAATTTCAGGGTATGGCTTTTTCAGGGTGTCAAAATTAAACAGGTTATCGGAATGAAAATTCTCAATGTAAGATGCCATTTCAGGAAGACTACGAATGCCTGCTGTAGGGGATTGAGCTTCAATACCTATGAGGTCCTCGATGGGGATGTCCAGAGATTGAGAATAATCGTATTGCTCCACAATCTCCATCATGATTTGTTCTGTCAGTTCTTTTTTGGACGCCCTTGTCATCGTTTTCCAGTTCGGAAAACTCTTTTTTAATTGCTTTGTGATGAGCCGCCTGATATTTTTTCTATGCATAAAGCCTCTGTGGCGTTGTTTTCTTTTGTGTTTGGTCGCTTGAAAGTACAACTAAACAGAGGCTTTTTCAACTCCTAACAAACTGAAAATATGTCTGATTTTATTAAATTTAGGTGGTCGATTTCAACACCCTTTATAAGACTTACGTAGCCATTTTTCACAGGAAATGCAATTCCCTCGAATACTGATCTAAAACCATTCACACCTACTTGAGCAACTGTTTCAGCTAATGCTTCCTCAATATAAACGGATAAAGGGGATCTTGAATAAGAGGATGCACGGTTGCTAACTCTAAAATTCCGTAATAAAAAGATTTTTGGAGTTAATAATCTATGAACCTTTTCATGGATTAAAGCCAATCTACGCTCAACCATACTACCACGACTTGAAACTAGGATATCCCCCCAAACTCCGGTCTCGCCTGCTCCCGCAGGTAGGTTTTTTGTATAATGTATTGGCGGTTTGGACATTCTACCTGTAGCAAATTTGGGGGGCTTGCCTATATTAATCCTTCCCCCTTTATAGGTCTTTGGGACACCTTTGAATAGCACAGCAAGAACCGCTTGAATTCCAAGAATGGAGACAGCTTTCGCAAAATGTTCCCCTGATTTTTTGAGGTCTGATTCTAATTTAGCGTAAAGCGCCAATTTTGCAAAAGAATATAAGTGTTCTATTCCATCAAAAACAGCAAGACCTATAGCAACAACTCCAACACTAACAAGAACGATATCAATTATTTCTCCAATTCCAAAGAAATGAGAAGCAACCCAAGCCACTAAAACTCCGGCAACAATTGCCAGTGATTCAGGAGTGATGAATCGTTTAAGTTGATCACGTGCTTGTGGTCCTAAATGTGGTATAGCATAATCTATGGCTTTTTCTAATTTTTCTACATCTGATAAATTCATTACTTGCGTATTCATATCTTTTTCCCGTCGATATAGGTTGCTGCTCGGGAGCCGGGCTTTTGGGTAATCGGTGACCACGTAATTTTTTTTTCATAATTCGTATTGTAATGTCAATCAAAAATTAGCCTAATCACCATTAGAATTCCGAAGACAGTTTGCTTGATGCAAACAAAAAAACATGCGACGGGCAACCGTAGATGTGTAGCGTTTGCCGATCCATAAAGATTTTGAGGTTGATTTTTTTTGAAAAACCATTCGAATTGTTGATAATTTTAGAAGAAAATCTTAGGAATCTTACTGTGAGCCCTATGTCTATAATTGGTCATTTTTTTTC
This window contains:
- a CDS encoding transposase; its protein translation is MHRKNIRRLITKQLKKSFPNWKTMTRASKKELTEQIMMEIVEQYDYSQSLDIPIEDLIGIEAQSPTAGIRSLPEMASYIENFHSDNLFNFDTLKKPYPEIVDQELQFIDQLIDDQLINSLIAPDGYSAAHRDIQPYQLFRMELLKIIKYPEISYRKFCSDEYFGKERKQNRRFIRLSLKAKKQVDHTELCHFRSDLKFNQLMNVLVYFLHHFYKSGCLENTVIHGVDSSELPSEVNYPLCAIEINGKKVRIYSDLDCDCGKRRNKRDKSHYVIGYRMHTLTAINPTNGHSFPLVSLVGAANHHDSLFLKPLIKLAQALGIDIKLITADQAYHDSDGSVLNETGVYVVAPASEQAKLPENVLQSPVRVTCNDSCEIPMDYLGTTLDGHEFRCGATPGECMFASSCPKSRIIGFDNGHFQPMPTFHNGSQSAIEIRKNCERPFNLMKKREGLEQTRVRSQHGVVVRSVLTTIVTLLIEMAGTRHKPQKKDNKQKELFASTG